From the Manihot esculenta cultivar AM560-2 chromosome 3, M.esculenta_v8, whole genome shotgun sequence genome, one window contains:
- the LOC110612251 gene encoding probable voltage-gated potassium channel subunit beta, which yields MQYKNLGRSGLKVSQLSFGAWVSFGNQLDVKEAKSLLQCCRDHGVNFFDNAEVYANGRAEEIMGQAIRELGWKRSDIVVSTKIFWGGSGPNDKGLSRKHIVEGTKASLKRLDMDYVDVIYCHRPDSSTPIEETVRAINYVIDKGWAFYWGTSEWSAQQITEAWGIAERLDLVGPIVEQPEYNLLSRHKVESEYLPLYNNYGLGLTTWSPLASGVLTGKYSKGAIPPDSRFALENYKNLASRSLVDDVLKKVNGLKPIADELGVPLSQLAIAWCAANPNVSSVITGATKESQIQENMKAIDVIPLLTPAVMEKIEAVVQSKPKRPDSYR from the exons ATGCAGTACAAGAATCTGGGTCGCTCAGGCCTCAAGGTGAGCCAGCTCTCTTTTGGCGCCTGGGTCAGCTTCGGCAATCAGCTCGATGTCAAAGAGGCCAAGTCTCTCTTGCAGTGCTGCCGTGACCATGGTGTTAACTTCTTTGACAACGCCGAGGTTTATGCCAATGGAAGGGCTGAGGAGATCATGGGTCAGGCGATCCGTGAGCTTGGATGGAAACGTTctgatattgttgtctctaccAAGATCTTCTGGGGAGGTTCTGGTCCTAATGATAAAGGCTTGTCTAGGAAGCATATAGTGGAGGGTACCAAAGCTTCGCTCAAGAGGCTGGATATGGATTATGTTGATGTGATTTACTGCCACCG GCCAGACTCCTCAACACCAATTGAAGAAACAGTAAGGGCAATAAATTATGTGATTGATAAAGGGTGGGCATTTTATTGGGGGACTAGCGAGTGGTCGGCACAGCAAATCACTGAAGCATGGGGCATCGCAGAAAGATTGGACTTGGTGGGGCCAATTGTGGAGCAGCCAGAGTATAATTTACTGTCTAGACACAAG GTAGAGTCAGAGTACCTCCCTTTGTACAACAATTATGGCCTGGGCCTCACCACATGGAGTCCACTTGCATCTGGGGTGCTCACTGGAAAGTACAGCAAGGGAGCTATTCCTCCTGATAGCCGGTTTGCACTGGAAAATTACAAA AATCTTGCCAGCCGATCACTAGTTGATGATGTTCTGAAAAAGGTCAATGGACTAAAGCCAATTGCTGACGAACTAGGTGTGCCTTTATCTCAACTTGCAATTGCATGGTGTGCTGCTAATCCAAATGTCTCATCAGTTATTACTGGTGCTACAAAGGAGTCTCAG ATTCAAGAGAACATGAAAGCTATTGACGTGATCCCCTTGTTGACTCCTGCCGTGATggagaagatagaggctgttgTTCAAAGCAAGCCAAAACGTCCAGATTCATATAGGTAA
- the LOC122723320 gene encoding uncharacterized protein LOC122723320, with product MSRSAERCLPFFKKLRKVPNFEWTEDCREAFKELKSYLSLPHVLSSPMEGEELLIYLSASEQAISAVLVRVKGRVQKPVFYISKVLKDAEIRYLNIEKIAYALLLAVRKFRVYLESHQGVVMTDQPLKKILHRPETSGAGKPAFEASGEETEEQSSQEFDWKLYVDGASGAGGSGAGILLKGPGEFKVCYALRLEFKASNNVVEYEALINGMLTAMEVGATDLKVNSDSQLVINQITGAYQARDPTMQNYLAKVKAIEAELKGRGVTMKYQRIPRKENEEADLLSRLTREELEQLPDEVYIQYVSTPAFNKTVTVFQVEQNQTWMTPYLEYLKTEKLPEDKGEAKKITARAANYQAVRGTLYRRGKFSPWLCCVSSEEAVKVMEEIHRGMYGAHEGAGTLANKIFRQGYYWPTVKKEAEEFVRRCDVCQRFANAINVPATPKSIISSPWPFSQWGKKKKNRSQKISVRQVTGLPKCPATTKLAKMTKRQ from the exons ATGTCGAGGTCAGCGGAGAGATGCTTGCCATTCTttaagaagttgaggaaagtgccgAACTTCGAATGGACCGAGGACTGCCGAGAAGCTTTCAAAGAACTCAAGAGTTATCTTAGCTTGCCTCATGTGCTCAGCAGTCCGATGGAAGGAGAAGAGCTCCTGATTTATTTGTCAGCCTCAGAACAAGCCATCAGTGCCGTGCTGGTTAGGGTGAAAGGAAGGGTGCAGAAGCCTGTCTTCTATATTagcaaggtgcttaaagatGCCGAGATCAGATATTTGAACATCGAGAAGATTGCATACGCTCTGTTGCTAGCAGTTCGGAAGTTCAGGGTCTATCTGGAAAGCCACCAGGGAGTGGTAATGACAGACCAACCTCTAAAGAAGATCCTCCACAGACCAGAAACATCAG GGGCCGGTAAGCCAGCTTTTGAAGCATCGGGAGAGGAGACAGAGGAGCAGTCCTCTCAGGAATTCGACTGGAAACTATACGTGGATGGGGCATCAGGCGCCGGGGGCAGTGGCGCTGGAATACTGCTGAAGGGACCGGGAGAATTTAAGGTTTGCTATGCCCTACGCCTAGAGTTCAAGGCCTCCAATAATGTGGTagagtatgaagccctaataaatggGATGCTGACAGCAATGGAGGTGGGAGCAACCGACCTCAAAGTAAATAGTGACTCCCAGCTAGTGATTAATCAGATAACCggggcatatcaggccagagacccaACCATGCAGAATTACCTGGCAAAGGTAAAAGCCATAGAAGCTGAGCTCAAGGGTCGGGGAGTCACAATGAAATACCAAAGAATACCCCGAAAGGAGAATGAAGAGGCAGACTTGCTCAGTAGATTGACAAGGGAAGAGCTGGAGCAACTCCCAGATGAGGTATACATACAGTATGTCAGCAcgcctgcttttaataaaacagtCACTGTATTTCAGGTGGAGCAAAACCAGACCTGGATGACCCCGTACTTGGAATACCTAAAGACAGAAAAGCTCCCTGAAGACAAGGGTGAAGCAAAAAAGATAACAGCTCGCGCTGCTAACTATCAAGCAGTAAGGGGGACTTTGTACAGGAGGGGGAAATTCAGCCCGTGGCTTTGCTGTGTGAGCTCAGAGGAGGCAgtaaaggtgatggaagagatacacaggGGAATGTACGGAGCTCACGAAGGAGCAGGAACGCTTGCGAACaagatattcaggcaagggtactactggcccaccgtTAAGaaggaagcagaagagtttgtccgaagaTGTGATGTCTGCCAGAGAtttgccaacgccatcaatGTCCCAGCCACTCCTAAATCCATCATCTCCAGCCCGTGGCCGTTCTCGCAGTGGGGA aaaaagaaaaagaacagaTCCCAGAAGATCTCAGTGAGgcaggtgaccgggctcccaaaGTGCCCCGCCACTACAAAACTGGCTAAGATGACGAAGCGGCAGTAG
- the LOC110610968 gene encoding UPF0481 protein At3g47200 isoform X1, which yields MAMAQGTRLRLGLCSFKHPFLWNISPSIASTTTTTAGAIQTCLCLPWLFRLLHSNALNPLPHRSPAFHGVRYMQRQLPFQRLFCSEATGDKEKMKKKPMANEDSVTMRINEKFADKFPVFSDHCIFKVPKQLRSVNEEAYEPQLIAIGPYHHGKDHLLAMEDHKIRYLQSLLQRSAQKDVSRYVQTIRNLEKRARKSYAEPLSFEHDEFVEMMLIDGCFIIEFIHKMVEFDVQDPIMGSGHMHVRLMLDLLLLENQLPFFILWELLRTSNVISNPEINFTRLILKAYKHYLSGPGCDMSPVYTSAEMMQIKSILGLIHDNWQPSLERTEVYKKMRETKKPSSTRCATELKEAGIKFKSVEGRNLFDIKFEKGKIEIPKIEITDITECVLRNLIAYEQLTSFTSPKYFTDYMIFMDSLINSKKDVELLCRKGIIDNWKGDDETIAIIFNKLGEHVFCESALYADIVNNVNDHCKKRRNLWMAKLKHHYFQCPWSSMSVVAAIILLLLTLIETGYSVLSYYK from the exons ATGGCTATGGCACAAGGAACCAGACTCAGACTCGGACTCTGCTCCTTCAAGCACCCATTTCTCTGGAATATTTCCCCTTCTATAGCttctaccaccaccaccaccgctGGAGCAATCCAGACTTGTCTCTGTCTTCCGTGGCTGTTCCGCCTTCTTCATTCCAATGCCTTGAACCCACTGCCACATCGATCTCCGGCGTTCCATGGAGTAAGATATATGCAACGGCAACTGCCTTTTCAAAGATTATTCTGCTCCGAGGCCACTGGTGACAAggagaagatgaagaagaaaccG ATGGCAAATGAAGACTCTGTAACGATGCGAATTAATGAAAAGTTTGCAGATAAATTCCCTGTATTCTCAGATCATTGCATTTTCAAAGTGCCAAAACAACTACGGAGCGTGAATGAAGAGGCATATGAACCGCAACTAATTGCAATTGGTCCTTATCACCATGGAAAAGATCATTTACTTGCCATGGAAGATCACAAAATACGGTACCTTCAAAGCCTCCTTCAACGAAGTGCACAGAAAGATGTATCAAGGTATGTGCAGACCATAAGAAATTTGGAAAAAAGAGCTCGTAAATCTTATGCAGAGCCTTTAAGCTTTGAGCATGATGAATTCGTTGAAATGATGCTTATTGATGGTTGCTTTATTATTGAGTTTATACACAAAATGGTTGAATTTGATGTGCAAGACCCTATTATGGGGTCTGGACATATGCACGTTAGATTAATGCTGGACTTGTTATTACTTGAAAATCAACTTCCATTCTTCATACTATGGGAGCTGCTTAGGACGAGCAATGTGATATCAAACCCAGAAATCAACTTCACTAGGTTGATTTTGAAAGCCTATAAGCATTATTTATCAGGCCCAGGCTGTGATATGAGTCCTGTATACACTTCAGCAGAGATGATGCAAATTAAAAGTATTTTGGGATTAATACATGACAACTGGCAACCTTCCCTTGAAAGAACAGAGGTTtataagaaaatgagagaaaccAAGAAACCAAGTAGTACGCGTTGTGCCACAGAGCTCAAAGAGGCCGGGATTAAGTTCAAGAGTGTTGAGGGACGCAACCTGTTCGATATAAAGTTTGAAAAGGGAAAAATTGAAATCCCAAAAATAGAAATCACAGATATAACAGAATGTGTCTTACGAAATCTCATAGCCTACGAGCAATTGACTTCTTTCACGAGTCCAAAATACTTCACTGATTATATGATATTCATGGATAGCCTCATCAATTCTAAAAAGGATGTGGAGCTACTTTGTCGCAAGGGGATCATTGATAATTGGAAGGGAGACGATGAAACCATTGCTATTATATTCAACAAGCTTGGGGAACACGTCTTCTGTGAAAGCGCTCTCTACGCGGATATAGTGAACAATGTTAACGATCATTGTAAGAAACGAAGGAATCTGTGGATGGCCAAGTTGAAGCACCATTATTTTCAATGCCCATGGTCTTCCATGTCTGTTGTGGCTGCTATCATATTGCTCCTTCTCACCTTGATTGAAACTGGTTATTCAGTTCTTTCTTATTACAAGTAA
- the LOC110611781 gene encoding cytochrome b5, translated as MGGEGKVFTLAQVSEHNNPKDCWLVIGGKVYDVTKFLEDHPGGDEVLLSATGKDATDDFEDVGHSTSAREMMDQYYVGEIDPSTIPKKTAYKPPNQPHYNQDKTSEFIIKLLQFLVPLAILGLAFGIRFYTKST; from the exons ATGGGCGGTGAAGGGAAAGTTTTCACCTTGGCTCAAGTGTCTGAGCACAACAATCCCAAAGACTGTTGGTTGGTTATCGGCGGCAAG GTTTACGATGTGACAAAGTTTTTGGAAGACCATCCTGGTGGTGATGAGGTTCTGTTGTCTGCTACAG GGAAAGATGCAACTGATGATTTTGAGGATGTGGGTCACAGCACCAGTGCCAGAGAAATGATGGATCAATACTATGTTGGAGAGATTGATCCTTCAACCATCCCCAAGAAGACTGCATATAAACCTCCAAATCAACCTCACTACAACCAAGATAAGACCTCTGAGTTCATCATCAAGCTCCTGCAATTCCTGGTTCCCCTAGCTATACTGGGATTGGCTTTCGGCATCCGCTTCTACACAAAATCAACCTAA
- the LOC110610968 gene encoding UPF0481 protein At3g47200 isoform X2 yields the protein MANEDSVTMRINEKFADKFPVFSDHCIFKVPKQLRSVNEEAYEPQLIAIGPYHHGKDHLLAMEDHKIRYLQSLLQRSAQKDVSRYVQTIRNLEKRARKSYAEPLSFEHDEFVEMMLIDGCFIIEFIHKMVEFDVQDPIMGSGHMHVRLMLDLLLLENQLPFFILWELLRTSNVISNPEINFTRLILKAYKHYLSGPGCDMSPVYTSAEMMQIKSILGLIHDNWQPSLERTEVYKKMRETKKPSSTRCATELKEAGIKFKSVEGRNLFDIKFEKGKIEIPKIEITDITECVLRNLIAYEQLTSFTSPKYFTDYMIFMDSLINSKKDVELLCRKGIIDNWKGDDETIAIIFNKLGEHVFCESALYADIVNNVNDHCKKRRNLWMAKLKHHYFQCPWSSMSVVAAIILLLLTLIETGYSVLSYYK from the coding sequence ATGGCAAATGAAGACTCTGTAACGATGCGAATTAATGAAAAGTTTGCAGATAAATTCCCTGTATTCTCAGATCATTGCATTTTCAAAGTGCCAAAACAACTACGGAGCGTGAATGAAGAGGCATATGAACCGCAACTAATTGCAATTGGTCCTTATCACCATGGAAAAGATCATTTACTTGCCATGGAAGATCACAAAATACGGTACCTTCAAAGCCTCCTTCAACGAAGTGCACAGAAAGATGTATCAAGGTATGTGCAGACCATAAGAAATTTGGAAAAAAGAGCTCGTAAATCTTATGCAGAGCCTTTAAGCTTTGAGCATGATGAATTCGTTGAAATGATGCTTATTGATGGTTGCTTTATTATTGAGTTTATACACAAAATGGTTGAATTTGATGTGCAAGACCCTATTATGGGGTCTGGACATATGCACGTTAGATTAATGCTGGACTTGTTATTACTTGAAAATCAACTTCCATTCTTCATACTATGGGAGCTGCTTAGGACGAGCAATGTGATATCAAACCCAGAAATCAACTTCACTAGGTTGATTTTGAAAGCCTATAAGCATTATTTATCAGGCCCAGGCTGTGATATGAGTCCTGTATACACTTCAGCAGAGATGATGCAAATTAAAAGTATTTTGGGATTAATACATGACAACTGGCAACCTTCCCTTGAAAGAACAGAGGTTtataagaaaatgagagaaaccAAGAAACCAAGTAGTACGCGTTGTGCCACAGAGCTCAAAGAGGCCGGGATTAAGTTCAAGAGTGTTGAGGGACGCAACCTGTTCGATATAAAGTTTGAAAAGGGAAAAATTGAAATCCCAAAAATAGAAATCACAGATATAACAGAATGTGTCTTACGAAATCTCATAGCCTACGAGCAATTGACTTCTTTCACGAGTCCAAAATACTTCACTGATTATATGATATTCATGGATAGCCTCATCAATTCTAAAAAGGATGTGGAGCTACTTTGTCGCAAGGGGATCATTGATAATTGGAAGGGAGACGATGAAACCATTGCTATTATATTCAACAAGCTTGGGGAACACGTCTTCTGTGAAAGCGCTCTCTACGCGGATATAGTGAACAATGTTAACGATCATTGTAAGAAACGAAGGAATCTGTGGATGGCCAAGTTGAAGCACCATTATTTTCAATGCCCATGGTCTTCCATGTCTGTTGTGGCTGCTATCATATTGCTCCTTCTCACCTTGATTGAAACTGGTTATTCAGTTCTTTCTTATTACAAGTAA
- the LOC110611780 gene encoding purple acid phosphatase 23, which yields MNYFTPWIPVTIFCIIIIQIKLVTSQIPTTLKGPFKPVTRKFDSSLRRGSDDLAMDHPLLKKNVTGNFPEQISLAISSPTSMWVSWVTGDAQIGSNVTALDPASVASEVWYGKESGKYTSKQKGNSTVYSQLYPFEGLLNYTSGIIHHVRIDGLEPGTKYYYKCGDSSIPAMSEEHVFETSPPSGPNSYPRRIAVVGDLGLTSNSSTTMDHVVMNDPSLILMVGDLTYANQYRTIGGKGVPCFSCAFPDAPIRETYQPRWDGWGRFMEPLISRVPMMVIEGNHEIEPQVAGVTFKSYLTRFSVPAEESGSKSNFYYSFDAGGIHFIMLGAYVDYNSTGSQYAWLKEDLHGVDRTRTPWLVAAWHPPWYNSYSSHYQEFECMRQEMEALLYQYRVDIVFSGHVHAYERMNRVYNYTLDHCGPVYITVGDGGNIEKVDVDHADDIGKCPSAGDNIPEFGGTCHINFSSGPAKGKFCWDIQPEWSAFRESSFGHGILEVLNSTYALWTWHRNQDIYKNNTRGDEIYVVRQPELCLPSTSSKGSINETQMGGNRNEASAMFTRMWIPALTVLVAIVVA from the exons ATGAATTACTTCACACCATGGATACCTGTAACCATCTTCTGCATAATTATTATTCAGATAAAGCTTGTTACGAGTCAGATTCCAACAACTCTTAAAGGCCCATTTAAGCCAGTAACACGTAAATTTGATTCGTCATTGCGGAGAGGCAGTGACGATTTGGCAATGGACCATCCGCTTCTTAAGAAGAATGTGACTGGAAACTTTCCGGAGCAGATATCATTGGCTATCTCTTCACCAACTTCGATGTGGGTTTCTTGGGTCACTG GGGACGCACAGATCGGTTCTAATGTTACTGCTCTTGATCCTGCTTCTGTGGCCAGTGAAGTTTGGTATGGGAAGGAAAGTGGAAAGTATACAAGTAAACAGAAGGGGAATTCAACTGTTTATAGTCAATTATACCCATTTGAGGGACTTCTGAATTATACTTCTGGCATCATTCATCATGTCAGAATTGATG GTCTTGAACCTGGGACAAAATATTATTACAAGTGTGGAGATAGCTCTATCCCAGCCATGAGTGAAGAGCATGTCTTTGAAACTTCACCACCATCTGGCCCAAATTCATATCCTCGTCGAATAGCTGTTGTTGGAGATCTTGGCCTTACAAGTAATTCATCTACAACCATGGATCATGTGGTCATGAATGACCCTTCATTGATTTTAATGGTTGGAGACTTAACTTATGCAAATCAATACCGTACAATTGGTGGGAAAGGAGTTCCATGCTTCTCTTGCGCATTCCCTGATGCACCCATCAGAGAGACATATCAACCCCGCTGGGATGGCTGGGGAAG GTTCATGGAGCCACTGATATCAAGAGTTCCTATGATGGTCATTGAAGGGAACCATGAGATTGAACCTCAAGTTGCTGGGGTAACTTTCAAATCTTACTTGACTAGATTTTCAGTTCCAGCAGAGGAGTCTGGGTCTAAAAGTAACTTCTACTACTCTTTCGATGCTGGTGGCATACATTTTATCATGCTGGGAGCATATGTTGACTATAACAGTACTG GTTCTCAGTATGCTTGGTTAAAGGAAGACCTGCATGGAGTGGACCGGACTAGGACCCCTTGGTTAGTAGCTGCATGGCATCCACCTTGGTATAATAGCTATTCTTCACACTATCAGGAATTTGAGTGCATGAGGCAGGAAATGGAAGCACTTCTCTATCAATACCGTGTTGATATTGTTTTTTCTGGTCAT GTGCATGCTTATGAGCGAATGAATAGAGTATATAATTATACATTGGACCACTGTGGCCCTGTTTACATAACAGTTGGAGATGGTGGAAACATTGAGAAAGTTGATGTTGATCATGCTGATGACATTGGGAAATGTCCTTCAGCTGGAGATAACATACCAGAGTTTGGGGGCACATGCCACATCAATTTTTCTTCTGGCCCTGCTAAGGGAAAGTTTTGCTGGGACATACAACCAGAATGGAGCGCATTCAGAGAAAGCAGCTTCGGACATGGAATACTTGAG GTTTTGAATTCAACTTATGCTTTATGGACTTGGCACAGAAATCAGGATATCTACAAGAACAATACTCGTGGTGATGAAATATACGTTGTCCGACAGCCTGAGCTGTGCCTTCCCTCAACTTCTTCCAAA GGTAGCATTAACGAGACTCAAATGGGAGGCAACAGAAATGAAGCATCTGCCATGTTTACGAGGATGTGGATTCCAGCATTAACAGTCTTGGTGGCCATTGTTGTTGCCTGA